The Dermacentor silvarum isolate Dsil-2018 chromosome 11, BIME_Dsil_1.4, whole genome shotgun sequence region AACTTGCCCATAATTAATGAGAGAGGAAAGCACTATTTTGACAATACTTTGTTCATCTAAATTTGAAAGCAACGTCATGACTACTGTGTGCCGAACTCTTGACATGAAACTTGTCATAGATAGTGTTGTATATATTATTACGCTTAGAAAAATGTTTGTAGAGACGAAGCTGTCTTCAAGCTGTGATAGTCTTGCTATAGGCACCAGCATGGCTGCCATGAGATGATGTACGTTTGTTGCAACACAGCTAAATAATTGCTACGATACTCATAATACGTGCTGTTAAGAGTATTGAGTGATAAATAAAGCGTTGTAGCAACGAAGGTGAACTCACGTCACCATCCTAGTGGTAGCTTAGCTGCAACGAGGAATCAATAAACAGTGGCCCCCTACTGAAAGGTCTCCTGGAGAACAAGCCTGATGTTTCTTACCTGGCAATTACACGAATAAATACAGTAATAGCAGTAGTGGCAGCATGGTAGTAGCAGTGTTGTTTTCAATAATGCGTGCAAGTTCAATATGAGGACTTACGTTCTCGTGCTTCTCATACTTTCTTGCAGAAATCCTCGACAGTCTTCCTGTTGTGCCTGAAGCCAAGACAGCGCGGGAAAAAGCGGCAGGTCGCTTATCACAGTTGCATGAACACCAGTAAGCGACTGCAACAAAGGCTAGACACATAACAGGAATATTTTCCTGCTACACTGACATATAGAATCAGGCCAGGCCACTGGCTATCTGGTCATCCAACAAAACAGGATTTCAACTTCTCGAGGATATTACCTTTTAGCGACATGCCAGGAAATCTAGTGATCAACAGTAAGCGAACCAGGGAAGCATCATCCTGGAGTCAACGTTTCGGCTAGAGAACttgtcttcgtcgtcttcttgtcAAAAATTTATCTAGGAAGTTTAGGCTTTCCTTGTTCGCCCACAAATGTTGGCTTCTAGCTTCGATATTCAGGTGAATTGCTTGTCTCGTTTGGAAAATACAGGGGGACTGATACAGATGGTATCTACACTTTTACCGAAAAAGCTTTGCTCATGACCTTGCAAAACAGTATATTCGAGAGCTCTGCCTTCAAATTTTCTGATTGGCGATCGATATCATTGGCGGGCGCTTACACTAAAACGCATTTCGCTGTTTTATTTGGCAGGCACCCGATTTTAAGAACCAAGCTTAACGTAACTCAGTCTAGAAAAACACATTGGATCCAAGCAATGTGCAGGGTCGATGGATCTGTACACACAACACAACGATTACAGAGAACGTGGCCTACGATTATCCAAACAACCAGCAAGTGACACCAGGACACCAGCTCAGCCATAAGCAGTTCATACAGATGTCGATATTTTCCGTTATTGGCTGCCGCTTAGACACTACGTATGCGTCTCTCCCTATCCTTCGCATTCCTTTTGATTGGTGGCACTCAAAGTGGGAGCCATACTACTTCATTCAGGCCTTTCCTCACGAACTACCAAGTCATTTTCTTTTCCTAAAAAAATCATTCGCGATTGCCAATGGCAATTTTTGTTGCTGCACTCTGAGTCTCCTTCTACATTGGGTTCACTAAAGAGGTGCAACATATTTGCACAAGTTATCAACTTACTATATAGCACCTATGTGGCACGGATGTCCTTGAACATCGGATCTTCCTTAGTCGAGCTTCTTGCAAGATTTACTGCATATCATCCATAACATCGTCTTACGAAATTTTGACATACTGCATGAGACACCGTGAACATATTCGATACAGCTCCCACCATATACCTGGAACATTGTTGCAAAAATCCTGCACTTATTCCGTTAAACTTATGTGGAAGGATGCCAAGAATCCGGTTGCCGAAGTCATTTCATCCAGAAAAATTTACTAAGCGAAGATATCCCCTTCAGAcacggaaggaaggaaggaaagagtggagaagaaaaggcagggaggttaaccagttatGCAcaaccagtttgctaccctacacatgggagcgggatgaggtgGAATGacagatggggaggagagagagagcacatagcacagcacacacatcgtcactCACAGTCCGTCACCTTCAGACACGGCGTCCAGATTCGTGTACGTGAAATATGTTTGACATTTCTGTGCAGTAGTAGCAAGAAATTGAGCACAAACATTAAGCTTAGGATAAATTGGACATTCTGCTAACCTATAATAGttccattttacttctgagtTATACGTATCGTTACAGAATaacgctttggtgaaggcactaccgtgttttacgTGACGTCTGACGCGGGGCATGTCGGTAGCAACCTCgatatatttttctttatttcttgaaaTGCTTGTGGCCAATGAATACCATGTGCATGTAATTCGAGCGGTTGATTCAATCCTTCTTATGAAAAAAAAGTAGCACGACCTACTATACAATATTCAGATATTTAGTTACACTGTAATCATGACCACTCATCATCAAATGCACAGAGTCATTCTACCAGCTTGAtttgctttcagtggagtctcaaGCATCCTGGTATAAAATTGCTTCACACATGTATCGAcggtcgatcataattcgtgtctggaAGGGGATATGTTCGGTAATATTGTCACGCCTCGTAATTTCTATTCTCAAATGCTTTCTGTACCTCCACAGTAATGGCCGTCCAGCGTGTGAGTTGATGCACTCAAATCGCAGGCATAAGCGAAGAGGAAGGCATAAAGGCAGTGAGACGAGTCCTCGAGAAAAATGGGCTCGGAAAATGGCCAGTCCTGCACCACAAGGAGAGTGAGGATATCGGCGACCTCAAGGACATCGTCGAGAAAACGGGACTCCGGTCTCTCTTCACAGTGCAGATCACCAAGGACATGGGAAATCTCACAGCCCACGTTCTACAGGTAGTTTCTTTGAAGGAAGAAATACATGCGATCTGCTTCACTGTTAAGTGAAGCTGAATATAGAAACATCTAATGAATGTATTGTGACGCATTGTAAAATATTGTATGGAagaaaaaacgtcgcagtttcgcccgaaaggcgaaacatcaattgcgatagcaaattagtagagaggctACGGGGTAACTTGAacgcataaacttgaacacattcgcttactaactgaattaataagcatggcgtcagcgcgcacaactCAACATGAATAGAACAGACCCGATTAcggcagacaaccactgtcaaagcgctggcgtgagcaagggcggcggcagcagcgagcgaaggttcgcgcggtctatcacttcaacggaaactgagcggcgaaagcacagcgcatacaaaggtaagagccgtgtggagatcgctttgaagatacggtgccgcgcgacagcccgcagccgcgcaaagtagaagtacgcagttggtggcagagtagaagctgcgcaccctccctctcgcgctgccttcccgctttcgtcctttcgcgtaggagattgagtcgccagttccccttgcgcccggtcgcaagatacgcatttggtgccgcagctaagcgtcgcctcccctccctccctaccatccccccacggcctttcgcacgacgggagacgtcgcgtttgctctccgccgtgcggtcgtGCCTCCATGAAAGCGCACGTCCCCCCTCGTGCTTTGAGTCACAgttgcagcatacggcgcgcggcaacgattttatcgcccttggactttatacggaacctcacggagacggcgacggctaaaatccgcttggagtgtccatataattgctatcgcaataaaaggagccgacagaaagagcgccatttgCGACGCCTTTTTCTTGTCTATGTTATTTTACATTGCGCCACCATACATTTAATAGGTacgcaccaactcgcccaacataGTACCTTGATAAAACACCTTATCGGAAGGTTATAGGAAATATTTGCCGGAACAATTTTTATAGTCTGTATAACGTATATGaaggttttattgcgacagcaataaaACCTTCATATACCCATAAATTATATTCATTAATCACCCCACTTGCTTTCAGATCTGCTTGAACATTGTTTCATTCAGGTAGTTGTGATATAATAAGGTTTTTGTTGCAGAGTGGATACGAACCTATGGCTCTTTATAGACTTAGCATGCTTCTTTTGTGGTGTGTGCGTGTTCGTTGTATCAGAAAAAGGAGAAGCCACAATTTCTTAGCACTGTCTTGGAATAGCAGGTCCCCACGTAGCCTGTGATCCAGCTAACCTTCAGCTCTTACTTAAAAAATAATTTGATTGAGGATGCCGTCTCTTGGTGAACGTTCGACAGActggcattctttctttgcagcTCGGCCAAAAGGGTAACACAAATATCAAATCCTGTAAACACCGCTCGAAAGAACCCGAGACCGGGTTGGCTGCCAGATATCGTGAAGTGGCAGAGTTCGCGGCTAAACTCCTGAGACCGAGTGCAACTGAGCAGCAACTGAAAATATATTCTAGAGCTACGATCTCATTTTCTTCACAATTGAATGAGGTACAGTATACGATGAATTTTATTTTTTCGAGATTTCGTGCGAAGCGTAAAACATGAGAACACATTCTATGCTGCCGTAAGTGTGAACTGTTGTGCTTTTGGGTATAAGAAATTTGTGATAGAGTTATTAATATTATACATAAGCAGCGCAAATTACATGAGAAATCGAAGTGGATGATGTAAGCGCTAAACAGTTGACTCGCGTTTGTCGCTGTCATGGAAATTGCTGTATGGAAACGTAACTAGAGTAATAACAAAACGCATCACTAAAAAACCTTGAAAATCTAAAAAAACACAGCAATAGGACAATGCTGCTCGGGCAAATGGATCAGGAACAATACAAAATAGAAGGTTAGGAAACACCAACCACAACAAGGCGCACAATACACTTCCAGAGATTTAACTATAATAAAAGCATGAAGACAAAAATGTAAATGCGAGAGTAAATAACCGTGAGAGGAGGCTTACTAAATGACTTGGAAATACCTGCACAGTGAAGGCCAGCGAAGGGCTCACTCCAGCTTCTACCATAGAACAAGAGGACGGCACGTACACCTTAAACGTGTGGGCCTGTCTGAGGATTAGGCCTCGCTCTTTTCAgtggacccggactggggtctagttttaaaataaagttgttctcgcactctctctctctctctccgtgatACGTGGGCTTtccaaacgtttttttttttcgtcgaccTACCATACAATGCGCCTTGACTCCACAGAGAATGTTTTATTATATTCATCCCATTTGAGGTGCATGCCATTGATTTTCGACTAGCAATAAGTTATTTGGTAGTGCTCTTGCTGTCATCTGATTCAGACTAGATGGCGACTTCTATATTCAAACGGATCATATCTAGCGATGACATTATACATGATGCCACACTAACTGTTCCTCGAAACAGCCTTGTTGCCATTACTAGAAACCCAGTTTCTTCTTTGATTATTCCTGAGTGGACGATCAAATCCTGCGCATAAGTACAAGAAATATTAAGGAAAGGGTTTCACGCTACGATCTCTAACTATCGTTTGTTTAAACTAGGTCCAACAGCCTTCAGAAGACAGACGAAAACTGAGGGAAAACTATTGCATTACCACTATCCAGGAAGTTGATGACCGTATTCCAGGGGTGAGTGTAacttatctttatttttttttctttaagcctACTCTCCAGTCACAGAACAGTACTGCTGACACAGCGTTACGCCAACAAACATGCCAGTGGTGTTGAATTCTTGTGACGTTGGGGATCGAAGGCAGGTGAAATTGCTGCTTGAGTCATTTCAATGCGATTTAGGCAGCGCTTGGTGTTTGCAGTTACGGCAAGGAGTAGGAACTCGGAATAAAAAACGCCGCAAGCACGGAAACTTTGCTTATTACGAACGTTCTCACATAAAATTAGGCTTCAGTGGACAAGCTTCGCTATTGTGCGGATGACTAAAGCTTATTTCACCATTGTCTGAACAACGCCTGCCTCCTCAGCGTGCTGAATTTGCTGGACCTATTTACTACCCGACCACATGACACGTCCTGAAGTTATCACTTTTGATGCAGAAGAAAAACTCGCTTAGCTGGAGCGTAGAAAGCTCCAGTGCCTTAATTTCAATTGCTGCTAAAGGGGGCGTAAAATGGCCTAATATTATATTAGCATCATTTTCTTATTGTCCTCTGCTTTATTGTGAAGACGTCGTTTTCACCATCGTCTTGCCACAATAGCTTTATCTTTATGACCTGGTGAGCACCGAATTTCGCAAGGTCAACATCACAATTCGCAAGGACGAGACGATCATTGTCAACGCTTTGAATTTTGTGGATGCAACCAGCCAACTTTTCCTGCAGACAAAACCGTGAGTAGACATCTTCCAAACTCAACGTAATGTTAGGTGCTAAAATGGCTGCTTTTCCCGAGCCAGTACAGTGCATCAAGAGCTATAAGTTTTCCAAGTGGCTCCCAAGTGCTCTTGATGACTTTTTAAGCGCAACGAAAGACAGTACATAAAGGAACAACAGGctaaccgccgtggttgcttagtgtctatggtgttgggctgctgagcacgaggtcgtgggaccgaatcccggtcgtggcggccgcattgcgatggcggcgaactgcgaaaacacccgtgtactttgatttaggtgcacgttaaagaacaaaGGGTGGTCCAAATTTTGAGGAGTCCCCCTTTACGGCGTGCTTCATAGTCATATCGTTGTTTTGGTACGTAAGACCCCATTATTTAATTTATAACATTTAACAACAGTACAAGGCACCTGCTCACAACTGAAAGCTTCATTGGAAGGTAGCACCAATATatagtcacaaaaaaaaaaggcggggggcGGGATCGCGCGTACGCAGCAAGACAGGGGTGACGTAAACCAACAGTAAATCTTTTTTTAAAAACTAAGAATACTCGTGTGCGATCATTCCCTTTTTTAATGCACAATATGTTTGTGCTCCCGTCCAATAAATGTTTCAGTTGCAAGTAAGCACCTTCTCCAGTTGTTCCTTTGTGTACGGTCTGGCCATATTGAACTCAGAAGcccagtgcatacaatgcgcgctaatgATCGTGTGTGCCAAGTATTACATTCCTACGCACCGCAGAAAGAGATTAAATTTCAGAACAAACGCCGTTTGCCTCCTCacctcgcgggcgccgcgctcgcAGTCGGAGAGTCGACGTATATCGAGCAAGTGCACCTACGTATatggcagtgctgtgacgtcgctcatagtgacacaTGACATCGAGAATTAGTCAAGGtaacagcagttatttgttttATCTGCTGCTTCAATCGACGATTTAATGTttagaaaaataataaaactTAAATAACGAAAGTCTGCGTGTCTTTCTTTTACTTCGTAGCGAAGCAAGAGATGTACTTCCAGTTTCGTCTGCATGCTTGTTCCCATTGCACGTCGTGCAAGTCGCGCGCGCTGAGAGTGAAACCATGTCATTTTataccgtgttccagcgcgcgatcatgcgcTACGATCCGCTTGAGTCTGCCTCAGTGTTCCTGTAGCACTGACCTATACCGCTGgccaggtgttctcgtgcacagcgcgaaAAATCGTGCGCTGCGCCAAACGAGAGAAACGGAACACCTCACGCGTGTGACCGTCAGGGGATAACACGCCACGCTTcggaaaaaaagcaagaaaaaaaaggagggaccCATGACGTATGGGTCATGCGTTCCTCATGCTCTTAGTacgaatttcgcttgcggaggctggaCGGGAGCACGTGGAGAGAGtgtatgttggcggtgacgctcgcctcctgaaaccATGGGTTCGCggtactgaaatatttttgtaGGCTATTATTGAttcaatttgaaaaattcttgcgacAGAACGCTCCCTAGACGGCTCGTAACAACTCTCAACGCATAATCAAAATTAAGCATCCATTCGGAATGAGATTGTATGACCGAGAATCCAAAAATGATCCAGGGCCTCAGCATCAGAAAACTACAGATACTCAGCTATCGGGCGTGTTGGCACGTGGTTATCGGTTCGAATCCTCGCCCACGCAGCAGCATTCAGATGGGTCGATTCGCAAGATAACAAAAAAAGTGTTCGGTAGTCTTCAAAAAAGTCTTCTACTACGGCACAGCTACACCCAAGGTTTAGTTAGCTTCAGGATATAAGAACGCCAAATTTAGTGCCTAAAGGCACTAACACTTCTTACGATTGAATGAACTTTCAGCGAAGTTGTGTACAACTACCTTGGCTTCATGAAGGCTTTCGAGCTGCTGCCATTGGTGTCGAAACAGTTCCAAGCGCTGTACAGTGAACTCAAGCACGCAGTGTATGGAGTGAAGAAAGATCTACCTCGCTGGATGACGTGCGTAGCTCATCTCCAGGAGATCATGAAGAACACCATCGGCCGCCTCTATACGGAGAAGCGGCTCACGAAGGAAGCCAAGCAGGAGGTGAGCAGGAGCAAAAACATATGCTATCGAATTATCTTTAAAAACCTCTACGACGAGACAGCCGATGCAGATTGCGCTTCAGTGCCTAAACGAGTAACAACGCAAGACACAGGATATAAGAGGGAGACGGTCAGTGCTTCGTCCGTCTCCTTATGTCCTGTGTATCGTTCTGTTAatcctttttattgcgacagcaattatatgcacactccaagcggatttctgccgtcgccgtgaggttctgtataaagttcaagggcgacaaaatcggcgccacgcgccgtatgctgtatgtgcgaggacatacatacagcgcgcgagggacgcgcgttttcacggagagcgaacgcatggcggagagcaaacgggatgtctccgtcgcgcgaagggacttggggggatggaagcgagggagggggagcgccgttgtgctccggaaccaactgcgcattcCGCGACCAGGGGCAAGGGTATCTGGtgattcaatctcgcgcgcgaaataAGGAAAatgggaaggcagcgcaggagggagggggtgcggcttcaaTACTCTGCCAGTAACGGCGCACTTGTACATTGCGCTGCTACTAGccgtcgcacgcaccgtatcttgaaagtgatctgcccACAACTCCAAGCATTGTATGCGCTGTGGTTTCGCCGCATAGTTTCCGcagaagcgatagaccgcacgaaccgtcgctcactgctgccaccgcgcttgctcacgccagcgttttgacagcggtagTCTGCGGTCATagagcgtgatctattcatgcatGGTAAACTTCTTTAACTGCGCTACCCAACACGGAcaaagacgaggcagacaagacgtgcgcagactcacaactgaGTGGTTAAtcgggtgaaaatgacatatatacagaggaAAATGAATACAATGAATTTATCTTaagtttttatcttaaatgcctcaaacagctccctagtactacggtccctatgacggaAGGACATTCTAGTTTGTTTAGCAAGTGGATAGCAagtttttttgtttagtttttttacagtcattgcaatgcttagccacgtggaAATAACCATTGAAGAGCTATTTTTTCAATGTTCTTTCAGCCGAACCACAATTCACCTAGCCATCtatacacacccacaagaaaagGTAAATTCATACACTACTGCGCAGGCGCAGGGGACAATGGTTGACCCTCGCTTATCACTCTTGCAGACAAAAGGGCTGTGGTTAGGTGCCCTGTCAATCACATTCATTACCCTAGCCCACAAACGCGACATTTTTTCAGGGGCTGAGAATTCTACGCTGACCCCATACCGCTGCGctacattcttcaaattgtgtgTAACTTTGTACTGGTACGGAATCACAGCATACGCTCTTCGTTCCTTGGTATTAGTGCGGGGTGTGTGAGCAACACTACTCTTAAATTTCTTTACTGATTTATCACAGGTTGCTCCAATTACCGATTTTGGGCACCCAGCATTCGTCAGCCTAGTCACTTGGAAACAAACACTTTCTGTTACTGCGTGGGGGCAAGACTTCTGTAGTGCTGCATCTATGCAACACAAGCCAATTCCACTCTTTAGAATCTTTGAATGCCTCGAGCAAAAATTGAGGAGGGACCTATAGGACCTTGGTCGATAAAATCAGCATGTATGGAACAACTCGAAACGCAGACGTACGTCTAGAAATTGCAATTCACTCTCGTGGGAAGTTCTATATTAAAATTGAGGCCCAGACTCGACCTACAAAAAGCTTCCTTCACTTTAACATACAGTTCTTCATGCGTACTTCCGCCTACAAAAATCAGGTAATCATCGACATAACGAAAAACACCGTAAGCCATACTACCCACTGTTTTAATAACAGCCGTATCCACTTTAGCTAACAATATATTGCTGAGGGTAGAGGCCACCCTAGACCCTATGCACACCCCTGACTACTGGATGTGTTGCTGGCCTCGCCAGCAAACATATGTAGACGGCAAATACATGCCTAGCAATTCCAAAAATGCCTCAATGAAAACGCCTCACTGCATTCATGtctgcgtgtgcgcgctgacaccatgcttgttaattcagttataagcgaatgtgttcaactTTAAACTGCTGATAAAACTGCtgtccttactctgtatagctctctatacTAATTTCGTATCGTaattgatgcatcgcctttcgggcgaaactgcgacttttttaagcGACATGCACCAACCGACCCAAATTCGCACTTTACATCGTATTGTGCTTTAGTGACTTCTATAATTGCAATTCAAAGTGCCCTGTCTTTTCAAAATGAACTAATTGATCTAACACAACTTTAATACAACCATCAAGCCCGAAACGCTCGCAAACAGAGGCTACTTAATGTGAATTACGTGTGCCCTCGGAAAGAGAACAATTTCTCCTGGAAATTGAGACTTCTAATCATCGCTAGTAGTCGAACCACGATGTCTCAGCCTGCTTTCAGAGTTCTGACTAATGAAGTTGTGAGGCCATAGACAAGTCCCCTTGCCGCAACGTAGGCTCAACAGAACGAGCATTCAGCATTTTCTGTTGCAAATATCAAATGTAACTATCAAACAATGAAGGAAAAGTAAGGACAGCAGGTTTCCTTGTAATAAAGAATTaggtaaaaaaagtcgcagtttcgcccgaaaggcgaagcatcgattgcgatagcgaattagtagggAGCCATACGAAGCAATAACAGTAGTTTAATGGGCAGTATAAAATTTTAAACagttcacttactaactaaacagacaagcacgctgtcacgcgcgcacaggtaaacatgaacaaatctcgctcgatgacccaGAAACTCGCCGTGAAAACGCCGctgtgagaaagcgcgccagcagcagcgg contains the following coding sequences:
- the LOC125941341 gene encoding membrane metallo-endopeptidase-like 1 translates to MKAFELLPLVSKQFQALYSELKHAVYGVKKDLPRWMTCVAHLQEIMKNTIGRLYTEKRLTKEAKQEGQVLVQEIGKSLNTRLRHIVWMDFETRDKARQKLWEMKKRVAYPEMFLSDEYIDKEFSTVSFDD